In one window of Pseudomonadota bacterium DNA:
- a CDS encoding response regulator, which yields MNKNILLVDDEDHFRERLGRALVKRGYQVTAAADYGEAMTVLADTCPDMAIIDLRMPGRSGLELVKSALEKYPDLKIVVLTGYGSIATATDAIRLGAMNYISKPADTDEILAAFSETSAPEKMPNPEEISTPSLARVEWEHISRVLADCGGNISAAAKRLNIHRRTLQRKLEKFPPFI from the coding sequence ATGAACAAGAATATCCTGCTGGTTGACGATGAAGACCATTTCCGGGAAAGACTTGGCCGTGCCCTGGTAAAACGGGGCTATCAGGTCACCGCGGCGGCAGATTACGGAGAAGCGATGACCGTTCTTGCCGACACCTGTCCGGATATGGCGATCATCGATCTGCGAATGCCGGGCCGCTCCGGACTGGAGCTCGTGAAATCCGCCCTGGAGAAGTACCCGGATCTGAAAATCGTGGTTCTTACCGGATACGGCAGCATCGCCACCGCAACCGATGCCATAAGACTTGGCGCCATGAATTACATTTCCAAACCGGCCGACACCGATGAAATCCTTGCCGCCTTCTCCGAGACTTCCGCACCCGAAAAAATGCCGAATCCGGAAGAGATCTCCACCCCCTCCCTGGCCCGGGTCGAATGGGAGCATATCAGCCGGGTTCTTGCCGATTGCGGCGGCAATATTTCCGCCGCCGCCAAACGGCTCAATATCCATCGCCGCACCCTGCAGCGCAAACTGGAAAAATTTCCACCTTTTATCTGA
- a CDS encoding ATP-binding protein codes for MTRTSLTPLLSRNPGTSRIAFTWLLRLRWGAVICQLIMIGAVAMVFDTVIPASVLLLLISFQAGSNYFFHHRQLLKSDVRQSHFGFLMAWDIIHLTLLIYFTGGPMNPFTFLYLLHVTLASILMQQKWAWSLASMTAVFYALLFILPPAESIGSGIGPEMPICLTRSDMGLHLQGMWIAYTITAFFLVYFINRIQDALATHQQTLARLEEEKMKSDKLAALATMAAGAAHEFSTPLSTITIAAGEMINSLEKGLIDDDLLADAKLIKSEIQRCRLILRQLSADAGEHSGESFRLTSVAMLMEMIDKEFQVETGKKVAFRIDNKDQALMVPIHTWVRSIKGLLKNSYDADNSAEIRCHSYQDHDNLYIMVSDNGPGMDPDTFTKATDPFFTTKETGKGLGLGLFLAKTMTECFGGELKIDSNRDEGTTITIRVSLAKVTDMQNL; via the coding sequence ATGACCAGAACCAGCCTCACCCCCCTTCTTTCCCGCAACCCCGGAACATCGAGAATTGCCTTCACCTGGCTGTTACGGCTTAGATGGGGGGCGGTTATCTGTCAGCTGATCATGATCGGGGCCGTGGCCATGGTCTTTGATACGGTTATCCCTGCCTCCGTTCTCCTGCTGCTGATCTCCTTTCAGGCGGGCAGCAACTATTTTTTTCACCACCGCCAACTTCTGAAAAGCGACGTTCGCCAGAGCCATTTCGGATTTCTAATGGCCTGGGACATTATCCATCTGACCCTTCTGATCTATTTCACCGGGGGGCCGATGAATCCCTTCACCTTCCTGTACCTCCTGCATGTGACTCTGGCGTCGATCCTCATGCAGCAGAAATGGGCCTGGAGCCTCGCTTCGATGACTGCAGTCTTTTACGCCCTGCTCTTTATTCTCCCACCTGCGGAGAGTATCGGCTCAGGCATCGGCCCCGAGATGCCGATCTGCCTAACTCGTTCCGACATGGGACTACATCTGCAGGGAATGTGGATCGCCTACACCATAACCGCCTTCTTTCTCGTCTATTTCATCAACCGGATTCAGGACGCCCTGGCAACCCATCAGCAGACCCTTGCCAGGCTTGAAGAAGAGAAGATGAAAAGCGACAAGCTGGCCGCCCTTGCGACCATGGCCGCCGGCGCCGCCCACGAATTCTCGACGCCCTTGTCCACCATCACCATTGCCGCCGGCGAGATGATCAATTCCCTCGAAAAAGGGTTGATTGATGACGACCTGCTTGCCGATGCAAAACTGATCAAGAGCGAAATCCAGCGATGCCGCCTTATTCTGAGACAGCTTTCAGCCGATGCCGGAGAACACTCCGGGGAATCGTTCCGGCTTACTTCGGTGGCCATGCTGATGGAAATGATCGACAAGGAGTTTCAGGTCGAGACCGGGAAAAAAGTTGCGTTCAGGATCGACAATAAAGATCAGGCGCTGATGGTCCCGATCCACACCTGGGTAAGGAGCATCAAGGGGCTGCTGAAAAATTCATACGATGCCGACAATTCCGCGGAAATACGATGTCACTCCTACCAGGATCATGATAACCTGTATATAATGGTGAGTGATAACGGCCCCGGCATGGACCCTGACACCTTCACCAAGGCGACCGACCCCTTTTTCACCACCAAGGAAACGGGGAAGGGCCTGGGGCTCGGTCTCTTTCTGGCCAAGACCATGACCGAATGTTTCGGCGGTGAACTGAAGATCGACTCCAACAGGGACGAGGGAACAACAATCACCATCCGAGTTAGCCTGGCCAAGGTCACAGACATGCAGAATCTGTGA
- a CDS encoding DUF3365 domain-containing protein yields the protein MRLRTKFSILVSLIVILIFGVTFYRTSYFQNHLVINQAKRQARMLAQQLLLTRKWVADHEGLFVISKPGVEKNPFLVVGGEIQDSSGQRYVKRNPAMVTRELSKYADQVDFCRFGVTSLKPVNPDNAPDLFEKRGLLRFERGDTEVMEIVRETDGRVLRYMIPLIVEDACLECHAEHGYKTGDVRGGLSLAIPISWADKAISTNNRFLLIMAILTTVFTSLIIFLTIDLVLVRRLGMLSRAMDSFPDRPIHEEELPAGRDEISELAENFKDLGNRLLNSQAELEKSQKQVFQSEKMAAIGRLAAGIAHEVNNPLGGMRNCVKSMKESPDDHELRTRYLDLIDKGLQRISHTVRQLLNFGRKEPLSFRTVNVDEIIHECFDLLEYQLKDIDLDLHLGLTSPRQIDVEALKQILVNLALNSIHAMPEGGKLTVTTAEAGNGVVLTVADTGTGISEEDMPHIFDPFFTTKEVGDGTGLGLSVTFSLIKKMGGAITVDSEIGKGSIFRISIPDIA from the coding sequence ATGCGTCTGAGGACTAAATTCTCAATTCTGGTCAGCCTGATTGTGATCCTGATTTTCGGGGTGACTTTTTACCGCACTTCATATTTCCAGAACCACCTTGTGATCAATCAGGCGAAAAGGCAGGCCAGAATGCTGGCCCAGCAGTTACTGCTGACCAGGAAATGGGTCGCTGACCATGAGGGTCTGTTTGTCATCAGTAAACCCGGAGTCGAGAAAAACCCGTTTCTGGTGGTCGGGGGCGAGATCCAGGACAGTTCCGGGCAGCGATATGTAAAGCGCAACCCGGCAATGGTCACCAGAGAGCTTTCCAAATACGCTGACCAGGTTGATTTCTGCCGGTTCGGGGTCACCAGTCTGAAGCCGGTAAATCCCGATAACGCTCCGGACCTCTTCGAAAAAAGGGGACTTTTGCGCTTTGAAAGAGGAGACACGGAAGTAATGGAAATCGTCAGAGAAACGGATGGCCGCGTTCTCCGGTACATGATCCCTCTTATCGTTGAGGACGCCTGCCTCGAATGCCATGCGGAACATGGCTACAAGACGGGTGATGTAAGGGGCGGCTTAAGCCTGGCCATTCCAATTTCCTGGGCCGACAAAGCAATCTCGACCAATAACAGGTTTCTTCTGATCATGGCCATTCTGACGACCGTCTTCACCTCGCTGATCATATTCCTGACCATCGATCTTGTTCTCGTCAGACGGCTCGGGATGCTCTCGCGAGCGATGGATTCGTTTCCGGACCGGCCGATCCACGAGGAAGAGCTGCCAGCAGGCAGGGATGAAATCAGCGAGCTTGCCGAAAATTTCAAAGATCTCGGCAACCGGCTGCTGAATTCCCAGGCCGAGCTTGAGAAAAGTCAAAAACAGGTTTTCCAGAGTGAAAAGATGGCCGCCATCGGCAGGCTCGCTGCCGGAATCGCCCATGAAGTGAACAACCCCTTGGGCGGCATGCGCAACTGTGTGAAAAGCATGAAGGAGTCGCCGGATGACCATGAACTGAGAACCCGGTATCTGGACCTGATCGACAAAGGGCTGCAGCGGATCAGCCACACCGTTCGCCAGCTTCTCAACTTCGGGCGTAAGGAGCCGCTCAGTTTCAGAACCGTGAATGTTGATGAAATCATCCATGAATGCTTCGACCTGCTTGAATATCAGCTCAAGGATATCGACCTGGATCTCCATCTCGGTCTAACCAGCCCACGCCAGATCGATGTTGAGGCCCTGAAGCAGATTCTGGTGAACCTGGCGCTGAATTCAATCCACGCCATGCCGGAGGGAGGGAAACTTACCGTAACCACCGCCGAAGCGGGAAATGGGGTGGTCCTTACAGTGGCGGACACCGGGACCGGAATCAGCGAAGAGGACATGCCCCACATATTCGACCCCTTTTTCACCACCAAAGAGGTTGGCGACGGCACCGGTCTCGGCCTGTCGGTAACCTTTTCGCTGATTAAAAAGATGGGCGGCGCCATCACCGTCGACAGCGAAATCGGCAAAGGCTCCATATTCAGGATATCCATTCCTGATATAGCTTAA
- a CDS encoding sigma-54 dependent transcriptional regulator has translation MARILLVEDDEIIRVTLYDRLKGKGFDIDQVANGTEALKKIEANIYNLVISDIKMPGLDGIRLMGEIRGLSPDTDIILMTAYGGVDDAVDCLRKGAADYILKPFDMDDLTIRVNRILSMQKIRTKCLTLEESSRPSLIIGSSPIMERLQQLLHRVAGSDSTVLITGESGTGKELAAAAIHFQSSRAKGPYIKVNCGAIPENLIESELFGHEKGSFTGALSRKSGRFEVADGGTLLLDEIGDLPLNMQVKLLRVLQEKEFERVGGTKPIKIDVRIICATAKNLAEAVKIGQFREDLFYRLQVIPINIPPLRERMEDVPALCNHFLKEFSVMRGMRLQLSDGALKCLSGYRFPGNIRELRNIIERASVLTQSPLIDLLELPGDLTGGNPQDDGVEVMPLAEAVRRAEKSCILNALRKCAGNKTKAAEVLGISRKNLWEKMKAQHLEI, from the coding sequence ATGGCCAGAATACTGCTTGTCGAGGATGACGAAATAATCAGAGTGACCCTTTACGACCGCCTGAAGGGCAAGGGATTTGACATTGACCAGGTCGCCAACGGCACCGAGGCTTTGAAAAAGATTGAGGCCAACATCTACAATCTGGTGATCTCGGATATCAAAATGCCAGGCCTGGACGGCATCAGACTGATGGGAGAAATCAGGGGGCTTTCCCCTGATACCGATATCATCCTGATGACCGCTTACGGCGGCGTTGACGACGCGGTCGACTGCCTGAGAAAAGGCGCGGCCGATTACATCCTCAAACCGTTCGACATGGACGACCTGACCATCCGGGTCAACAGAATCCTGTCGATGCAGAAGATCCGCACCAAGTGCCTGACCCTTGAAGAAAGTTCTCGCCCTTCCCTGATCATCGGCTCCAGCCCGATCATGGAGCGACTGCAGCAGCTCCTGCACAGGGTTGCCGGCTCGGATTCCACCGTTCTCATCACCGGCGAATCGGGAACCGGCAAGGAACTGGCGGCAGCGGCAATCCATTTCCAGAGCAGCCGGGCGAAAGGACCGTACATCAAGGTAAACTGCGGCGCTATTCCGGAAAACCTCATTGAATCAGAGCTTTTCGGGCACGAGAAAGGCTCTTTCACCGGCGCCCTGTCGAGGAAAAGCGGCCGTTTTGAAGTGGCCGACGGGGGCACCCTGCTGCTCGATGAAATAGGTGATCTGCCGTTGAACATGCAGGTTAAGCTTTTAAGGGTGCTTCAGGAAAAAGAGTTTGAGAGGGTGGGCGGCACCAAACCCATCAAAATTGATGTCAGAATCATCTGCGCCACCGCCAAGAACCTGGCCGAAGCAGTCAAAATCGGTCAGTTCCGTGAAGACCTCTTCTACCGGTTGCAGGTTATTCCGATCAATATTCCGCCACTCCGGGAAAGAATGGAAGACGTTCCTGCGCTGTGCAATCATTTTCTCAAAGAGTTCAGTGTCATGAGAGGTATGCGGCTCCAGTTGTCCGATGGCGCCCTCAAATGTTTGTCCGGTTATCGATTTCCCGGCAACATCAGGGAGCTGCGCAATATTATTGAAAGAGCCTCGGTACTCACCCAGTCGCCGCTCATCGACCTGCTGGAACTGCCGGGAGATCTCACCGGCGGCAACCCCCAGGATGATGGCGTCGAGGTCATGCCCCTCGCCGAGGCTGTAAGACGTGCCGAAAAAAGCTGTATCCTGAACGCGCTCAGAAAATGTGCGGGCAACAAGACGAAAGCTGCAGAAGTCCTGGGAATTAGCAGAAAAAACCTCTGGGAAAAAATGAAGGCCCAGCATCTGGAAATATAA
- a CDS encoding nitrous oxide reductase accessory protein NosL, with amino-acid sequence MKTIKLLLILTATLIFATACLQSGEQKSAADASPAGAPMAIPADVSCGVCGMFPARYPEWQTQIIFTDNKMVPFDGGKDMFKYLLMMGKFDTVHTREDVSMIWVKDFISGSWFDGKKATYVAGSGQMGPMGKELIPFENPADAAKFQASNGGTIHTFSEVTMDLVSTLGMGGMKMKMGQGSM; translated from the coding sequence ATGAAAACGATCAAACTGCTGCTGATTCTTACCGCAACCCTGATTTTTGCAACTGCCTGCCTCCAGTCCGGCGAACAGAAAAGCGCTGCGGACGCTTCGCCGGCCGGTGCCCCGATGGCCATCCCCGCCGACGTCTCCTGCGGCGTCTGCGGCATGTTCCCGGCAAGATACCCGGAGTGGCAGACCCAGATTATCTTTACCGACAACAAGATGGTGCCCTTCGACGGCGGCAAGGACATGTTCAAGTACCTTTTGATGATGGGTAAATTCGACACCGTTCACACCCGGGAAGATGTTTCCATGATCTGGGTGAAGGATTTCATCTCCGGTTCCTGGTTCGATGGCAAAAAGGCCACCTATGTAGCCGGCAGCGGCCAGATGGGCCCGATGGGCAAGGAACTCATTCCGTTCGAGAACCCAGCGGATGCCGCAAAATTCCAGGCCAGCAATGGCGGGACCATTCATACATTCAGCGAAGTCACCATGGACCTGGTCAGCACACTCGGCATGGGCGGCATGAAAATGAAAATGGGACAAGGCAGCATGTAA